A portion of the Thermoanaerobaculum aquaticum genome contains these proteins:
- the secA gene encoding preprotein translocase subunit SecA, producing MPGVVDKVIELFLGSKHEREMKRLAPLVAAINAREPEVQKQSDEQLKARIAAIRQEIQNAIHPLPENAIERRKHVQAVLDQYLVEVFAIVREAARRTLNMRHFDVQLIGGIVLHEGKIAEMKTGEGKTLVATLPVVLNALSGRGVHVVTVNDYLARRDAEWMGTIYKFLGLTVGCIQNQMGDAERQEAYRADITYGTNNEFGFDYLRDNMKFELEAMVQRGHVYAIVDEVDSILIDEARTPLIISGPSELSVDLYYQVDRIIPKLVRGEEIRDKYGNKSTTGDYVVDEKAHTATLTEEGVAKCEKLLGVSNLYDPNNIDILHAVQQALRAHTLYQRDRDYIVKDGQVIIVDEFTGRLMPGRRWSDGLHQAVEAKEGVKIEAENQTLATITLQNYFRMYEKLAGMTGTAETEAEEFAHIYGLDVVVIPTNKPMIRKDHPDVIYRTEKEKWKAVVNQIVELHQKGQPVLVGTVSIEKSEKLSEMLKRRGIPHVVLNAKYHEREAQIVAQAGRYKAVTIATNMAGRGTDIILGGNPEGLAKAEADPQKDPEGYAKALEKYRKLCAEEREKVLAAGGLFILGTERHEARRIDNQLRGRSGRQGDPGESRFILSLEDDLMRIFASDSLREWMRRLGMEEDVPIESRMVTRSIERAQKQVEGRNFEIRKHLLQYDDVMNRQREAVYSLRRRILEGKEGRDWVLRAAHDIVGSLVDTYCPEDKEPEEWDRAGLEHELENFFGLNLAATDISWETVTRAQLEEAINAAVEARFEQREKTIGAEAFAQLTRYIMLSVLDSQWKDHLLALDHLKEGIGMRAYGQRDPLVEYKRESFELFQDMMERVEDQVVQYLFRVELVERVPERRRVTPIRATKEEASALAGERPEAQHSPTSGPPTTVRRTVPKVGRNDPCPCGSGKKYKKCHGATTGVAGS from the coding sequence ATGCCTGGGGTTGTGGATAAGGTCATCGAGCTTTTCTTGGGCTCCAAACACGAGCGTGAGATGAAGCGGCTGGCGCCTCTCGTGGCGGCCATTAACGCCCGCGAGCCGGAGGTTCAAAAGCAAAGCGACGAGCAGCTGAAGGCGCGAATTGCTGCTATCCGCCAGGAAATCCAAAACGCCATTCATCCGCTCCCGGAAAACGCCATTGAGCGCCGAAAGCACGTGCAGGCGGTTTTGGACCAGTATCTGGTGGAGGTCTTTGCCATCGTCCGGGAGGCGGCCCGCCGCACCTTGAACATGCGGCACTTTGACGTCCAGCTCATCGGCGGCATCGTGCTCCACGAAGGCAAGATTGCCGAAATGAAGACCGGTGAAGGTAAGACCCTGGTGGCCACCCTGCCGGTGGTCCTCAACGCCCTCAGCGGCCGCGGCGTGCATGTGGTTACGGTCAACGATTACCTGGCCCGCCGAGACGCCGAGTGGATGGGCACCATCTACAAGTTCCTGGGGCTCACTGTCGGCTGCATTCAAAACCAAATGGGTGACGCTGAGCGGCAGGAAGCCTACCGGGCCGACATCACCTACGGCACCAACAACGAGTTCGGCTTCGACTACCTGCGGGACAACATGAAGTTTGAGCTGGAGGCCATGGTCCAGCGCGGCCACGTGTACGCCATCGTGGACGAGGTGGACTCCATCCTCATTGACGAAGCCCGCACCCCGCTCATCATTTCCGGTCCCTCCGAGCTTTCCGTGGATCTTTACTACCAGGTGGACCGCATCATCCCCAAGCTGGTGCGCGGCGAAGAAATCCGCGACAAGTACGGCAACAAGTCCACCACCGGCGATTACGTGGTGGACGAAAAAGCCCACACCGCCACCCTCACCGAAGAGGGCGTGGCCAAGTGCGAAAAGCTCCTGGGCGTTTCCAACCTTTACGACCCCAACAACATCGACATCCTCCATGCGGTGCAGCAAGCCCTTCGCGCCCACACCCTTTACCAGCGGGATCGGGATTACATCGTCAAGGACGGCCAGGTCATCATCGTGGACGAGTTCACCGGCCGCCTCATGCCGGGGCGCCGCTGGTCCGATGGTTTGCACCAAGCGGTGGAGGCCAAGGAAGGGGTCAAGATCGAGGCGGAAAACCAGACCCTGGCCACCATCACCCTGCAGAATTACTTCCGCATGTACGAGAAGCTGGCCGGCATGACCGGTACAGCGGAAACCGAAGCGGAGGAGTTTGCCCACATTTACGGCTTGGACGTGGTGGTGATCCCCACCAACAAGCCCATGATTCGAAAAGACCACCCCGACGTCATTTACCGCACGGAAAAGGAAAAGTGGAAGGCGGTGGTCAACCAGATCGTGGAGCTGCACCAGAAGGGGCAGCCGGTGCTGGTAGGCACGGTGTCCATTGAAAAATCCGAGAAGCTTTCGGAAATGCTCAAGCGCCGCGGCATCCCCCACGTGGTTTTGAACGCCAAGTACCACGAACGGGAAGCGCAAATTGTGGCGCAAGCCGGCCGCTACAAAGCGGTCACCATTGCCACCAACATGGCCGGCCGCGGCACCGACATCATCCTCGGCGGCAACCCCGAGGGGCTGGCCAAGGCTGAGGCGGATCCGCAAAAGGATCCGGAAGGTTACGCCAAAGCCCTGGAGAAGTACCGCAAGCTCTGCGCCGAGGAACGGGAAAAGGTACTGGCCGCCGGCGGCTTGTTCATCCTCGGCACCGAACGCCACGAGGCGCGGCGAATTGACAACCAGCTGCGGGGCCGCTCCGGCCGCCAGGGGGACCCCGGCGAATCGCGCTTCATCCTCTCTCTCGAAGACGACCTCATGCGCATTTTTGCATCGGACTCTCTGCGGGAGTGGATGCGCCGGCTGGGGATGGAAGAGGACGTGCCCATCGAGTCGCGCATGGTCACCCGCTCCATCGAACGAGCGCAAAAGCAAGTGGAAGGCCGAAACTTCGAAATCCGTAAGCACCTCTTGCAGTACGACGACGTCATGAACCGCCAGCGGGAAGCGGTGTACAGCTTGCGGCGACGCATCCTTGAGGGCAAAGAGGGGCGGGACTGGGTGCTGCGGGCCGCCCATGACATCGTGGGTTCGCTGGTGGACACCTACTGCCCCGAGGACAAAGAGCCCGAGGAGTGGGACCGCGCCGGCCTGGAACACGAGCTGGAAAACTTCTTCGGCCTTAACCTGGCCGCCACCGACATCTCCTGGGAAACCGTCACCCGCGCCCAGCTGGAAGAAGCCATCAACGCGGCGGTGGAAGCCCGTTTCGAACAACGGGAAAAAACCATCGGTGCCGAAGCCTTTGCGCAACTTACCCGCTACATCATGCTCTCGGTGCTGGACTCGCAATGGAAGGACCACCTCCTGGCCTTAGACCACCTCAAAGAAGGCATTGGCATGCGGGCTTACGGCCAGCGGGATCCGCTGGTGGAGTACAAGCGCGAGTCCTTCGAGCTGTTCCAGGACATGATGGAGCGGGTGGAAGACCAGGTGGTGCAGTACCTGTTCCGGGTGGAGCTGGTGGAGCGGGTCCCCGAGCGGCGGCGGGTCACCCCGATCCGCGCTACCAAGGAGGAAGCCTCCGCCCTGGCCGGCGAGCGGCCGGAAGCCCAGCACTCCCCCACCTCCGGCCCACCCACCACCGTGCGCCGCACCGTGCCCAAAGTGGGCCGCAACGACCCCTGCCCTTGTGGCTCCGGCAAGAAGTACAAAAAATGCCACGGCGCCACCACCGGAGTTGCCGGGTCCTGA
- a CDS encoding type II toxin-antitoxin system HicA family toxin, whose translation MSKLPSLPYQRIIRALQKAGWVVVRQRGSHIRLQKRVQGELLKITVPAHHPVKRSTLAHILKQARVDLEEFLSLV comes from the coding sequence GTGAGCAAACTGCCCAGCTTGCCCTACCAGCGCATTATCCGTGCCCTGCAGAAGGCTGGTTGGGTCGTGGTTCGCCAGCGGGGAAGCCATATCCGCTTGCAAAAACGAGTCCAAGGCGAACTCCTGAAGATTACGGTTCCGGCGCACCATCCGGTTAAGCGCTCGACACTGGCGCATATCCTTAAACAGGCGCGTGTTGACCTGGAGGAGTTCTTGAGCTTGGTGTGA
- a CDS encoding type II toxin-antitoxin system HicB family antitoxin, with product MRVKVVLEASEEGGYTVYVPSLPGCISEGETVEEALRNIREAIELYLEPVDDDLVMEEAALVQEIEV from the coding sequence ATGCGGGTGAAGGTGGTCCTTGAAGCCAGCGAGGAGGGTGGCTACACGGTGTACGTCCCTTCCTTGCCCGGGTGCATCAGTGAAGGGGAGACGGTGGAAGAGGCTTTGAGGAACATTCGCGAAGCCATCGAGCTTTACCTCGAGCCGGTGGATGACGATTTGGTCATGGAAGAGGCGGCTTTGGTGCAGGAAATTGAAGTGTGA
- a CDS encoding tetratricopeptide repeat protein — MNQQALPTSDQLKSLLRQGIFAVQQRDWEEAYEVLGEALDGYRQRGEKIPALVLSYYALALGMHTHKFKQAIEFCQSALTTEPARVEHYANLAQLYVAAGFRRKAVEAISRGLDVDGTYPRLLQLRATLGWRRPPVIRSLSRDHWLNIFLGKVRHAINPPKLEVVTVKRSKKGTSAGPH; from the coding sequence ATGAACCAGCAAGCTTTACCCACCAGCGACCAACTGAAATCCCTCTTGCGGCAGGGGATTTTTGCGGTACAGCAGCGGGATTGGGAGGAAGCCTACGAGGTGCTTGGGGAAGCCCTGGACGGCTATCGCCAGCGGGGGGAGAAGATTCCCGCTCTGGTTCTTTCGTACTACGCCCTGGCGCTCGGCATGCACACGCACAAGTTCAAGCAGGCCATTGAGTTTTGCCAGTCCGCGTTGACCACCGAGCCGGCGCGGGTGGAGCACTACGCCAACCTAGCCCAGCTTTACGTTGCCGCGGGTTTTCGAAGGAAAGCGGTGGAAGCCATAAGCCGTGGCTTGGACGTGGATGGCACCTACCCTCGGCTTTTGCAGCTGCGGGCCACGTTGGGTTGGCGGCGACCGCCGGTCATTCGCTCGCTTTCCCGGGACCACTGGCTCAACATCTTTTTGGGCAAGGTGCGCCACGCGATTAACCCCCCCAAACTGGAGGTGGTCACGGTAAAGCGCTCCAAAAAGGGCACAAGCGCCGGTCCGCATTAG
- a CDS encoding SUMF1/EgtB/PvdO family nonheme iron enzyme: MTTRLWLAVALLSVASTLWAQDMVLMDVPQGWVGCSPQDASCLADEKPGGWVKLKPFWMDTHEVTVGAYRAFVAATGRTLPPQPAGSSEKSPVVNVTHRDAAAFCAWLGKRLPSEAEWEVAARGSYPQAIYPSGGSADHDSANFAGLGGKDRFSGLAPVGSFPPNTLGLFDMAGNVWEWVADGYTPAPPQGQAPATGGKLKITKGGGWNSPPLSLRISNRGRLPEDTASDAVGFRCARDAQAEELTVKTPAPPPVTEPAPTPATAAVPSPAAEAPSVPPPTPSPPQPAPPTTTLAALQEKTLTQVPLTVVHLPGGSFERGCVKGDSWCSADEQPRRIIVLSPFWIGKTEVTVAQFRAFAEATGTAMPEQPSWSGDDYPVVNVTWDEAQAFCRWLSGRLPTEAEWEYAARGGTSGTRYPRGSEITRDEANYDGVGGRDQFAKAAPVGSFPANGFGLYDMLGNVWEWCLDWYQEDYYAQSPDRDPQGPEQGQKKVVRGGSFTSDPGRLRLSYRSSLKPSERWLFTGFRCVIPQRP, encoded by the coding sequence ATGACCACTCGCCTCTGGCTTGCTGTGGCGCTTCTGAGCGTGGCTTCCACCCTGTGGGCTCAGGACATGGTGCTTATGGATGTTCCTCAGGGCTGGGTTGGTTGCAGCCCACAAGATGCTAGCTGCCTGGCCGATGAAAAACCCGGTGGATGGGTCAAACTCAAGCCCTTTTGGATGGACACCCACGAGGTCACGGTGGGCGCCTATCGGGCTTTTGTGGCGGCTACCGGCCGGACACTTCCCCCGCAACCGGCTGGCAGCAGCGAAAAATCACCGGTGGTGAACGTCACCCATCGGGACGCCGCTGCCTTTTGCGCGTGGTTGGGAAAGCGCCTCCCCTCGGAAGCCGAATGGGAAGTGGCCGCCCGCGGCAGCTACCCCCAGGCCATCTACCCCAGCGGCGGGAGCGCGGACCACGACAGCGCTAACTTCGCCGGTCTCGGCGGCAAAGACCGCTTTTCCGGCCTGGCCCCGGTGGGCTCTTTCCCGCCCAACACCCTGGGGCTTTTCGATATGGCCGGCAACGTGTGGGAGTGGGTGGCGGACGGCTACACCCCGGCCCCTCCCCAGGGGCAAGCACCAGCTACCGGCGGCAAGCTCAAGATCACCAAAGGCGGCGGTTGGAACAGCCCACCCCTTTCCCTGCGCATTTCCAACCGCGGGCGCTTGCCTGAGGACACCGCTTCCGACGCCGTAGGTTTCCGCTGCGCCCGGGATGCTCAAGCGGAAGAGCTCACCGTCAAAACCCCAGCCCCTCCCCCGGTAACCGAACCCGCACCCACACCGGCCACCGCAGCCGTGCCTTCGCCAGCCGCCGAAGCTCCCAGCGTGCCCCCACCCACTCCCAGCCCGCCGCAACCTGCTCCGCCAACCACCACACTCGCAGCCCTTCAAGAAAAGACCCTCACCCAGGTGCCGCTCACGGTAGTTCACCTCCCGGGGGGAAGCTTTGAACGGGGCTGTGTGAAGGGCGATAGCTGGTGCTCCGCCGACGAGCAACCTCGCCGGATCATCGTTCTTTCCCCCTTTTGGATTGGCAAAACCGAGGTAACCGTGGCGCAGTTCCGCGCTTTTGCCGAAGCCACCGGTACCGCCATGCCCGAGCAGCCCTCCTGGTCCGGGGATGACTACCCCGTGGTCAACGTCACCTGGGATGAAGCCCAGGCCTTTTGCCGCTGGCTTTCGGGCCGCCTCCCCACGGAAGCGGAGTGGGAGTACGCGGCGAGGGGCGGGACAAGCGGCACCCGCTACCCCCGGGGCAGCGAGATCACCCGGGACGAAGCCAACTACGACGGCGTGGGGGGGCGGGACCAGTTTGCCAAGGCCGCTCCCGTCGGTTCTTTCCCGGCCAACGGCTTTGGCCTTTACGACATGCTCGGCAACGTCTGGGAGTGGTGTCTCGATTGGTACCAGGAGGACTACTACGCCCAGAGCCCCGACCGCGACCCCCAGGGTCCCGAGCAGGGGCAAAAAAAGGTGGTGCGGGGGGGCTCCTTTACTTCTGATCCCGGACGTTTGCGCCTTTCTTACCGCTCCAGCCTAAAGCCTTCCGAGCGCTGGCTTTTCACCGGATTTCGCTGTGTGATTCCCCAACGCCCCTAA
- a CDS encoding ABC transporter ATP-binding protein yields MVGKYRRVWRSYGKRPGVAALGFSAAVASALVSMIAPSLVRRAVDVLAAGGDPRRALPFALGIVGVAAVSGFLLFAQRMLLVGISRHLEHELRTEAFAHLLRLPASFFSSQRVGDLLTRLSSDVQAVRMAMGPALMYVASTTTILVSAVVLMLRIDVTLTLASLSMAPAVALTAKFFGSRIYRRWNVAQEELSRFTARLQEHLVGLRVLRAFACEEQEKKTLGELNLAYFRASLRLVNVQALFFPLLQFLIGVGFVVVLGYGGYKVVARSLSLGQFVEFNLYLARLIWPMIAVGWVANLWQRGAASMARIEELFSQTPELPALPGPRPAKPAPSKALSVAFTGVRFSYPGAPGPALRGVTLTVPAGRRVAILGEVGSGKSTLLSLVPRLLTPPPGTVFVDGRDVLQWDLEELRGTVVMVPQTAFLFSATLRENICMGKPEASDQEVWEVVARAGLEPDVANLPQGLQTVVGERGVTLSGGQRQRVALARALLLQPAVLLLDDCLSAVDRSTEAKILGELPRTTLLFATHRVSVAKTADWVVILERGEVAEEGTPSQLAAAGGRWAQLLALEELEEETMEARG; encoded by the coding sequence ATGGTGGGGAAGTACCGCAGGGTATGGCGCTCGTACGGGAAGCGCCCAGGGGTGGCCGCCCTGGGCTTTTCCGCTGCGGTAGCTTCCGCGTTGGTGTCCATGATTGCCCCGTCTTTGGTGCGCCGGGCGGTGGACGTCCTCGCTGCCGGCGGGGACCCTCGCCGGGCCCTGCCATTTGCCCTGGGGATCGTGGGCGTGGCCGCGGTTTCCGGCTTTTTGCTTTTTGCCCAGCGCATGCTTTTGGTGGGGATTTCCCGGCATTTGGAGCACGAGCTGCGCACCGAAGCTTTTGCCCACCTTTTGCGGCTGCCGGCAAGCTTTTTCAGCTCCCAGCGGGTGGGAGATTTGCTTACGAGGCTTTCCAGCGACGTGCAAGCGGTGCGCATGGCCATGGGCCCGGCGTTGATGTACGTGGCCTCCACCACCACCATCTTGGTTTCGGCGGTGGTGTTGATGCTGCGCATTGACGTGACGCTGACGCTGGCCAGCCTCAGCATGGCGCCGGCCGTAGCCCTCACCGCCAAGTTTTTCGGCTCGCGAATTTACCGCCGCTGGAACGTAGCCCAGGAGGAGCTTTCGCGGTTTACCGCCCGGCTGCAGGAGCACCTGGTGGGGTTGCGGGTGCTTCGGGCCTTCGCCTGCGAGGAGCAAGAAAAGAAAACGTTAGGTGAGCTCAACCTGGCTTACTTCCGAGCCTCCCTCCGGCTGGTCAACGTGCAGGCGCTGTTCTTCCCGCTGCTGCAGTTTCTCATCGGCGTGGGGTTTGTGGTGGTTTTGGGCTACGGAGGCTACAAAGTGGTGGCCCGAAGCTTGAGCCTTGGCCAGTTTGTGGAGTTCAACCTGTACCTGGCTCGCCTCATTTGGCCCATGATTGCCGTGGGGTGGGTGGCCAACCTCTGGCAGCGGGGGGCTGCCTCCATGGCCAGGATCGAGGAGCTCTTCAGCCAAACCCCGGAGCTGCCGGCGCTTCCCGGGCCCCGACCGGCCAAACCCGCACCGTCCAAAGCCCTCAGCGTGGCCTTTACGGGGGTGCGCTTTAGCTACCCGGGTGCTCCAGGTCCCGCCCTGCGGGGCGTTACCCTCACGGTACCCGCCGGCCGCAGGGTGGCGATTTTGGGTGAGGTGGGGAGCGGCAAGAGCACGCTGCTTTCCCTGGTACCGCGCCTGCTCACCCCCCCTCCGGGGACGGTGTTTGTGGACGGGCGGGACGTTTTGCAGTGGGACCTGGAGGAGCTGCGGGGAACGGTGGTGATGGTGCCGCAAACGGCGTTTCTCTTTTCCGCCACGCTGCGGGAAAACATCTGTATGGGCAAGCCCGAGGCCAGCGACCAGGAGGTGTGGGAGGTGGTGGCCAGGGCCGGCCTTGAACCCGATGTGGCCAACCTCCCCCAGGGGTTGCAAACCGTGGTGGGGGAAAGGGGCGTGACCCTTTCCGGTGGTCAACGGCAACGGGTGGCCTTAGCCCGCGCTTTGCTCCTCCAGCCGGCAGTGCTGCTTTTGGACGACTGCCTTTCGGCGGTGGACCGCAGTACCGAAGCCAAGATTTTGGGGGAGCTCCCCCGCACCACGTTGCTCTTTGCCACCCACCGCGTGTCGGTGGCCAAAACCGCAGACTGGGTGGTGATTTTGGAAAGAGGTGAGGTGGCGGAGGAAGGCACACCCTCGCAGCTGGCGGCGGCCGGGGGTCGCTGGGCCCAGCTTCTGGCCCTGGAGGAGCTGGAGGAAGAAACCATGGAGGCCAGGGGGTGA
- a CDS encoding ATP-binding protein, whose protein sequence is MTRSTKNPSADGSMAKSIPNVRVSGWFSLRTRVVLLVVLAVLPSLFLIWRTAVLARQNERDFLRRDAMGLARLSALEEEQLIGQTRELLRALAESQEIRHRDWEACRRLMARIQAQHNRYRDLGVITADGLLVCSANAPDLPRPVKDRELVDQALARGDLALGQLRWGRKAGAYKVSMALPIPVDGGEKAAVIYATLNVSWLQQREWQTFARLPAGSTLWKLDRDGRVIACWPENEGAIGKELPFPEVLRALHRNANGVVETRGSGGWRGVFAFAPVRTTFNGGEMYVVLGIPREVLFADIDRALWRDLRLLSLLALAAFGVAWVGSDYFLLRRIRALTNASRRLAEGDLTARTGISYGPGELSQLAKAFDTMAEALEERESALRVSEERYRRLFNEALTGNFVSRPDGKLLACNEAYARILGFSSVEEALNTDLVSIYLKPEDRAEMLARLRAERRLEFHEMELRRRDGQTVRVLEHIIGTFDEAGELVQLHGYMIDISELRRVEEQLRQAQKMEAIGRLAGAVAHDFNNILQALLSQVHLVEGAANDPQRVRELARDIAEQAQRGAALTRQLLIFSRQQPTQWELLDLNEVVQTAMRILRRLVRENIATDVELAAEPLVVKADRGQLEQVLMNLVVNACDAMPTGGRLAIRTGGDPGDWVWLEVEDSGTGIPEDIRDRIFEPFFTTKPREKGTGLGLSVVHGIVTGHGGRIEVTSEVGRGSVFRVLLPRQREEVSGPRASTRGEPAQLPQGQGERVLLVEDEEGARTALQQILLALGYEVVAVASGEEALQLPPEAPFHLLLTDLLLPGIDGPTMARELRQRWPNLEVLMMSGYAEDEAVRRGISAGEIRFLQKPFDMPTLARELRLALEGRGQSH, encoded by the coding sequence GTGACCAGATCAACCAAAAACCCTTCCGCTGACGGCTCAATGGCCAAGTCCATACCCAACGTGCGGGTGAGCGGGTGGTTTTCCCTGCGAACCCGCGTGGTTTTGTTGGTGGTTTTGGCAGTCTTGCCCTCACTGTTTCTGATTTGGCGAACGGCTGTACTGGCCCGGCAGAACGAGCGAGATTTCCTGCGCCGCGACGCTATGGGATTGGCTCGGCTTTCGGCGCTCGAGGAAGAACAACTGATTGGCCAAACCCGAGAGCTGTTGCGGGCACTGGCCGAGAGTCAAGAGATCCGCCACCGGGATTGGGAGGCCTGCAGGCGGCTTATGGCCCGTATTCAAGCGCAGCACAACCGATATCGCGACTTGGGGGTAATTACCGCTGATGGGCTTTTGGTTTGTAGCGCGAACGCCCCTGACCTTCCGCGACCGGTGAAGGACCGCGAGCTTGTGGATCAGGCTCTCGCCAGGGGGGACCTTGCCCTAGGCCAGCTCCGCTGGGGTCGGAAAGCCGGGGCCTATAAGGTCTCCATGGCTCTGCCTATCCCTGTAGACGGTGGGGAGAAAGCCGCGGTGATATATGCCACCTTGAATGTGAGCTGGCTGCAGCAACGGGAGTGGCAAACCTTTGCCAGGCTCCCGGCCGGCTCCACACTTTGGAAGCTCGACCGCGATGGCCGGGTCATTGCCTGCTGGCCGGAAAACGAAGGAGCTATCGGGAAAGAGCTGCCGTTCCCGGAGGTGCTACGAGCACTTCACCGCAATGCGAATGGAGTGGTGGAAACCCGCGGCAGTGGGGGGTGGCGTGGGGTATTCGCTTTCGCCCCGGTGCGCACCACCTTCAACGGTGGGGAAATGTACGTGGTGTTGGGCATTCCCCGAGAGGTTCTCTTCGCCGATATTGACCGCGCCCTGTGGCGAGATTTGCGGTTGTTGTCGCTGCTGGCCCTGGCCGCTTTTGGTGTGGCCTGGGTGGGGAGCGACTACTTCTTGCTTCGCCGAATTCGAGCTTTAACGAACGCTTCCCGCCGGTTGGCCGAGGGGGATCTCACTGCGCGCACAGGGATTTCCTATGGACCCGGTGAGCTTAGTCAACTGGCCAAGGCTTTTGACACCATGGCGGAAGCCCTTGAGGAGCGCGAGTCTGCCCTGCGGGTCAGCGAGGAGCGGTACCGTCGTCTGTTCAACGAGGCGCTGACCGGGAACTTCGTTTCCCGCCCCGACGGCAAGCTTTTGGCCTGCAACGAAGCTTACGCGCGAATCCTCGGCTTCAGTTCGGTGGAGGAAGCGCTCAACACCGACCTCGTCTCGATTTACCTGAAGCCCGAGGACCGAGCGGAAATGCTAGCGCGCCTTCGCGCTGAGCGCCGGCTGGAGTTTCACGAGATGGAGCTGCGAAGGAGGGACGGCCAAACCGTTCGGGTGCTGGAACACATCATTGGTACCTTTGACGAGGCCGGTGAGCTGGTGCAGCTCCACGGCTACATGATCGACATTTCCGAGTTGCGACGGGTGGAAGAGCAGCTACGGCAAGCCCAGAAAATGGAGGCTATTGGCCGCCTGGCGGGGGCGGTGGCCCATGACTTCAACAACATCCTGCAGGCGTTGCTCAGCCAGGTGCACCTTGTGGAAGGGGCGGCCAATGACCCCCAGCGGGTGCGGGAGCTGGCCCGCGACATTGCTGAGCAGGCGCAACGGGGGGCGGCGCTTACCCGTCAGCTGCTGATTTTTTCCCGCCAGCAGCCAACGCAATGGGAGCTTCTTGACCTCAACGAGGTGGTGCAGACGGCCATGCGCATCCTGCGGCGCCTGGTGCGGGAAAACATCGCCACTGATGTGGAGCTTGCTGCCGAGCCGTTGGTCGTTAAAGCCGACCGTGGCCAGCTGGAGCAGGTGCTGATGAACCTGGTGGTCAACGCTTGCGATGCCATGCCCACGGGGGGACGCCTGGCGATTCGCACGGGGGGCGACCCTGGGGATTGGGTTTGGCTGGAGGTGGAAGACTCCGGCACTGGAATTCCTGAGGATATCCGCGACCGCATCTTTGAGCCTTTCTTCACCACCAAGCCGCGGGAGAAGGGCACGGGTCTTGGGCTGTCGGTGGTTCACGGCATCGTAACCGGCCACGGCGGTCGCATCGAGGTAACCTCCGAAGTGGGGCGGGGAAGCGTTTTCCGGGTTCTGTTGCCGCGCCAACGGGAGGAGGTTTCGGGTCCCCGCGCCTCCACTCGAGGGGAACCGGCTCAGCTTCCCCAGGGGCAAGGCGAAAGGGTGCTGCTAGTAGAAGACGAGGAGGGCGCGCGCACGGCCCTTCAGCAGATCTTACTGGCGCTCGGTTACGAGGTAGTGGCGGTAGCGAGTGGGGAAGAAGCGCTTCAGCTACCCCCCGAGGCACCTTTTCATCTTCTGCTCACGGATCTCTTGCTGCCTGGCATTGACGGACCGACGATGGCCCGCGAGCTGCGGCAGCGCTGGCCAAACCTCGAGGTCCTCATGATGTCGGGCTATGCCGAGGACGAAGCGGTTCGGCGTGGGATCAGCGCTGGGGAGATACGCTTCCTGCAGAAGCCCTTCGACATGCCTACGCTGGCGCGGGAATTGCGCCTGGCCTTGGAAGGGCGGGGCCAAAGCCACTAG